Part of the Catalinimonas alkaloidigena genome is shown below.
GCCATCCATAAATTTCTGATTGATGCGCTTGAAGAAGAAGACAAGGCTGGCCCCCAGTGCTGTCATCAACCAGGTAAAGCCGGTAGCTACTAATGCTTGTGTAATCGGCTGTAATGTTTCTATCCAGGTTTTTATAGATTCAAACATATGGGGTAACCCTGGAATGCTATAAGATGTTGGAACAAATTTATTAGCTAATCTTTGCCCCCGATAAACCTGAATACTATTCACCATGAATAGATACCCACTCACCTTTGATAAGTGCTGCTTCACATGTAATACTTGAAAATAATGCACCATAACGGTAATTTACTAGCATGAAAATAACACGAACCCGCCTTTTTATTATCATCGCCGCCAGTTTGCTACCCCTGCATTTATTCTTTGAATTAATAAGTGTAGATACCATAGCTTTATATGCAATGATCTATCAGTTTCTGATAAACTCTATGCCTATTGTGCTAGGCATATTCATTATTTACTTTGGGTTTCGCTATTTACAAACCCAAAAGAACGAACAGGCCATCACGCTAGATCAACAATCCAGTCAGTCTATTCTTAAGATCGCCGTACAATCAGGAGATAAAATTTTACTGCTCTCACTGGATAAAATTGCCTCTTTCTATGCACGTAATAATTATGTCTATGCCTACACAGACGAAGCCAAAGAATACCTGGTGGAGCATACGCTGTCCGCATTAGAAGAAAAACTTCCCCCTCAGTTTGTACGCGTACACCGTTCTTCTATCATCAATGAAGATTACGTGCAAAGCATAGAGAGAGGAAAAGAGGGCAAGCATACCATCACCCTGGAAGACCAAAAAAACAAGAAAATACATGTAAGTCAGTCCTATGGACAGGTAGTAAGAAAGATGACGGCTTTGTAAAGCTGCCTCACATTGTTGTATCTTGAAAGCGAATTTTTTAATCTTTAAAACTATTTTTTTCATGGAATACAGAACTTTTGGAAATACAGACTTAAAAGTGAGTGAGGTAGGTTTTGGTGCCTGGGGCATCGGTGGACCGGCTATGGCTGGTGATATTCCTATCGGCTGGGGCGATGTGCAGGATGAGACTTCTGTTAAAGCACTGCAAAAAGCTTTTGAACTGGGTATCAACTTTTATGATACGGCTGACTTTTATGGCTTAGGCCATTCTGAGGAGTTGATAGGAAATGTATTCGGTAACCGCCAGGATATTATCGTGGCCAGCAAAGTAGGTCATCGTTTGGCCAACGACCAATCCATATTTGTAGATTATTCCAGGCAATACATCCTGAAAGCCTGCGAAGATAGCCTCCGACGGCTCAAGCGAGATACTATTGACTATTACCAATTACATAGCGCCAAAAAAGCTGACCTGGAGCAAGGTGAATGCCTGCAAGCCTTGGAGCAATTGAAACAGGAAGGAAAAATTCGCTACTGGGGCCTGAGCCTAAATACTTATGCTCCTGAGCCTGAAGCTGAATACATGTTGGAAAACCAAATCGGTAGTGGGTTTCAGTTGGTTTTTAATATGATTAACCAACAGGCAGTCCGTATTTTTGAAAAAGCGAAACAACAGGGAATGGGAATTATTGCCCGTATGCCGCTTCAGTTTGGCCTGCTGACCGGTAAATTTTCTAAAGCAACTCGCTTTGAGACCAATGACCATCGCCACTTTCGCCTGACTCCTGAGATTCTGGAAACTTCACTGGACGCATTGGAAGAAGTATGGCCGCTATGTGAGAAGTACGGTGTCAGCAAGACTGAGCTAAGCATGAGTTTTATCCTAAGTTTTGAAGAGGTGTCTACTGTGATTCCGGGAATCAAAACACCCGAACAGGCTGAGAAAAACACGCATGGAATCGTAAGACTTTCTTCAGAAGACAGAAACTTTATCTCTTCTCTTTTTGAAAGTAAGTTCCAACAGGTTTTACAGCAGATGCAGCAGCATGGCTAAGCACTACCCATTCAGCATAGGATTCATTCACCGGATATTTCCTGAAAGCACTTATTGGTGAGGAATCGTATGCTGATGAATTTCAGCTCCGGTTCCTGACAAATTCCAGAATCTGCTGACTAAGCCTATCTGAACTTTTGATACAATCACTCACTGATATACCTCCACGAAAGTTACCTCCTATAAAGAAGCCGGGATGTGTCTCTTCAAACTGCTGAAAATAAGCCTCATGCAATGCATGGCCTATGTTATATTGAGGAATCGCTCTGGGCCACACTTTGCTCTCCATCAAAACCGGATCATCAGGCTCAGCAATCATCATCAGCTGCTTAAACTCTTTAATCACTTCTTTTTTCTTGGCTTCCAGATCATCTTTAAGCAAATCAGGCTTACGTGCCCCCCCCACAAAAAGTGTGAAGGTAGCATATTCATCCTCAGCCCGATTTTCAAATATGACTGAACTCCAGATCGCACCGAGAAACGGTCTTCTCTCCTGCCCCGGGATCA
Proteins encoded:
- a CDS encoding aldo/keto reductase — its product is MEYRTFGNTDLKVSEVGFGAWGIGGPAMAGDIPIGWGDVQDETSVKALQKAFELGINFYDTADFYGLGHSEELIGNVFGNRQDIIVASKVGHRLANDQSIFVDYSRQYILKACEDSLRRLKRDTIDYYQLHSAKKADLEQGECLQALEQLKQEGKIRYWGLSLNTYAPEPEAEYMLENQIGSGFQLVFNMINQQAVRIFEKAKQQGMGIIARMPLQFGLLTGKFSKATRFETNDHRHFRLTPEILETSLDALEEVWPLCEKYGVSKTELSMSFILSFEEVSTVIPGIKTPEQAEKNTHGIVRLSSEDRNFISSLFESKFQQVLQQMQQHG
- a CDS encoding LytR/AlgR family response regulator transcription factor codes for the protein MKITRTRLFIIIAASLLPLHLFFELISVDTIALYAMIYQFLINSMPIVLGIFIIYFGFRYLQTQKNEQAITLDQQSSQSILKIAVQSGDKILLLSLDKIASFYARNNYVYAYTDEAKEYLVEHTLSALEEKLPPQFVRVHRSSIINEDYVQSIERGKEGKHTITLEDQKNKKIHVSQSYGQVVRKMTAL